The following proteins are co-located in the Massilia litorea genome:
- a CDS encoding serine hydrolase domain-containing protein, translated as MNEHRRTVLGLALLGACEPLLAAVPVKGGRTSAHTLDDELRAIVRDPACELASLSVLAIRHGKLAYEGQFGRRRIGNGEMPDLPANRDTLYRIASISKMMTTLGLMRLVEQNNVELDADVSHYLGFTLRNPHFPQQAITLRHLLTHRSSLRDDAGYSFPAGSALREFVKPGASLHGEGKMWASNAGPGEYFTYCNLGWGLIGTLMEGITGERFDRLMQRLLLQPLGLQAGYNPAELPPPALANLATLYRKRTLDPEIWDANGPWIAQADDYHARAPAPPPGIERYVIGENATPFSPTGGLRISARDMGTVMLMLMNGGVHAGRRILRKATLQAMFTRQWTADGKGSNGDTLNGLFNCWGLGNAQFPDQPGRRLVEGGFDAVGHLGDAYGLRSVFAFDPARRNGMIVLVGGTSSDPGLQPGDYSALARFEERILTSTFRHAIAG; from the coding sequence ATGAATGAACACCGGCGCACCGTACTTGGACTGGCCCTGCTCGGCGCATGCGAGCCCCTGCTGGCGGCCGTTCCCGTGAAGGGCGGACGGACTTCCGCGCACACGCTCGACGACGAGCTCAGGGCCATCGTGCGCGACCCCGCCTGCGAGCTGGCCAGCCTGTCGGTGCTGGCGATCCGCCACGGCAAACTGGCGTATGAGGGGCAGTTCGGCCGTCGCAGGATCGGCAATGGAGAGATGCCCGACCTGCCGGCGAACCGGGACACCCTGTACCGGATCGCCTCGATCTCGAAGATGATGACGACCCTCGGCTTGATGCGCCTGGTCGAACAAAATAACGTCGAGCTCGACGCCGACGTCTCCCATTACCTCGGTTTTACTCTGCGCAATCCGCATTTTCCGCAGCAAGCCATCACCCTGCGCCACCTGCTGACCCACCGCTCCTCGCTGCGCGACGACGCCGGCTATTCCTTCCCCGCGGGCAGCGCTTTGAGGGAGTTCGTGAAGCCCGGGGCATCCCTGCACGGTGAAGGCAAGATGTGGGCAAGCAATGCCGGCCCCGGCGAGTATTTTACGTATTGCAACCTCGGCTGGGGCCTGATCGGCACCCTGATGGAAGGCATTACGGGCGAGCGCTTCGACCGGCTGATGCAGAGACTGCTCCTACAGCCGCTCGGACTGCAAGCCGGCTACAACCCCGCCGAGCTGCCGCCGCCGGCACTGGCCAATCTCGCCACCCTGTACCGCAAGCGCACGCTTGACCCGGAAATCTGGGACGCGAACGGCCCGTGGATTGCCCAGGCCGACGATTACCACGCGCGTGCGCCGGCGCCGCCGCCCGGCATCGAGCGTTACGTCATCGGAGAAAACGCGACGCCCTTCAGCCCGACGGGCGGCCTGCGCATCTCGGCGCGCGACATGGGGACCGTGATGCTGATGCTGATGAACGGCGGCGTGCACGCGGGCCGGCGCATCCTGCGGAAAGCGACGCTGCAGGCCATGTTCACGCGCCAGTGGACGGCCGACGGCAAGGGCAGCAATGGCGACACCCTGAACGGCCTGTTCAATTGCTGGGGTCTCGGCAACGCCCAGTTCCCGGACCAGCCGGGACGCAGACTGGTCGAAGGCGGCTTCGACGCCGTCGGCCACCTGGGCGACGCCTATGGCTTGCGCTCGGTATTCGCCTTCGATCCGGCACGGAGAAACGGCATGATCGTCCTGGTCGGCGGCACCTCGTCGGACCCCGGCCTGCAACCAGGCGATTATTCGGCGCTGGCCCGCTTCGAGGAACGCATATTGACGAGTACCTTCCGCCACGCCATCGCCGGCTAG
- a CDS encoding carboxyl transferase domain-containing protein, with product MPHIESKLNPRSEDFKANAAAMQTIVDDLRAKVAAIAEGGGEAARSKHVARGKLLPRDRVQMLLDPGTPFLEFSQLAAYDMYENAAPAAGIITGIGRVAGQECVIVCNDATVKGGTYYPMTVKKHLRAQEIAEQNKLPCIYLVDSGGANLPNQDDVFPDRDHFGRIFYNQANLSSQGIPQIAVVMGSCTAGGAYVPAMSDESIIVKEQGTIFLGGPPLVKAATGEVVTAEDLGGGDVHTRLSGVVDHLAQNDLHALSLARTIVSNLNRVKPVQGATRESVEPNYAPQELYGVIPVDTRKPFDVREVIARVVDGSEFDEFKARYGTTLVCGFAHIYGVKVGIIANNGILFSESALKGTHFIELCCQRKIPLVFLQNITGFMVGRKYENEGIARNGAKMVTAVATASVPKFTVIIGGSFGAGNYGMCGRAFSPRFLWMWPNARISVMGGDQAASVLATVKRDGIEGKGGQWSAEEEAAFKQPIKDQYEHQGHPYYASARLWDDGVIDPADTRMVLGLGLSAALNAPIEETKFGVFRM from the coding sequence ATGCCCCACATCGAGAGCAAACTCAACCCGCGCAGTGAAGACTTCAAGGCCAACGCCGCGGCCATGCAGACCATCGTCGACGATTTGCGCGCCAAGGTGGCCGCGATCGCCGAAGGCGGCGGCGAAGCGGCGCGTAGTAAACATGTGGCGCGTGGAAAATTGCTGCCGCGCGACCGCGTGCAGATGCTGCTTGACCCGGGTACGCCCTTCCTCGAGTTTTCGCAACTCGCCGCCTACGACATGTACGAAAACGCGGCTCCGGCGGCAGGCATCATCACCGGCATCGGCCGCGTCGCCGGCCAGGAATGCGTGATCGTGTGTAACGACGCCACGGTGAAAGGCGGCACCTATTACCCGATGACGGTGAAAAAACACCTGCGCGCCCAGGAAATCGCCGAGCAAAATAAACTGCCATGCATCTACCTGGTCGACTCGGGCGGCGCGAATTTGCCGAACCAGGACGACGTGTTCCCGGACCGCGACCATTTCGGCCGCATCTTTTATAACCAGGCGAATTTATCAAGCCAGGGCATCCCGCAGATCGCCGTCGTCATGGGTTCCTGCACCGCCGGCGGCGCCTACGTGCCGGCCATGAGCGACGAATCGATCATCGTCAAGGAGCAAGGCACGATCTTCCTGGGCGGCCCGCCATTAGTAAAAGCGGCAACCGGCGAAGTCGTCACGGCCGAGGACCTGGGCGGCGGCGACGTTCATACCCGTTTATCGGGCGTGGTCGACCACCTGGCCCAGAACGATCTGCATGCGCTGTCGCTGGCGCGCACCATCGTCTCGAACCTGAACCGCGTCAAACCGGTGCAGGGCGCGACCCGCGAATCGGTCGAGCCGAACTATGCGCCGCAGGAGCTGTACGGCGTGATTCCGGTCGATACGAGAAAACCTTTCGACGTGCGCGAAGTGATCGCGCGCGTGGTCGACGGGAGCGAATTCGACGAATTCAAAGCGCGCTACGGCACCACCCTCGTCTGCGGCTTCGCCCACATCTACGGCGTCAAGGTCGGCATCATCGCGAATAACGGCATCCTGTTCTCGGAGTCGGCATTAAAAGGCACGCACTTCATCGAACTGTGCTGCCAGCGCAAGATCCCATTGGTCTTCCTGCAGAACATCACCGGCTTCATGGTGGGCAGAAAATACGAGAACGAGGGCATCGCCCGCAACGGCGCCAAGATGGTGACCGCTGTCGCCACGGCCTCGGTGCCGAAATTCACCGTCATCATCGGCGGCTCGTTTGGCGCCGGTAACTACGGCATGTGCGGCCGCGCGTTTTCTCCGCGCTTCCTGTGGATGTGGCCGAACGCGCGTATCTCCGTGATGGGCGGCGACCAGGCGGCGTCCGTCCTCGCCACCGTGAAACGCGACGGCATCGAGGGCAAGGGCGGCCAGTGGAGTGCCGAGGAAGAAGCCGCCTTCAAGCAGCCGATTAAGGACCAATACGAGCACCAGGGCCACCCCTACTACGCCTCGGCGCGCCTGTGGGATGACGGCGTCATCGATCCGGCCGACACGCGGATGGTGCTGGGCCTGGGCCTCTCGGCCGCGCTGAACGCGCCGATCGAAGAGACGAAGTTCGGCGTCTTCCGGATGTAA
- a CDS encoding PAS domain-containing sensor histidine kinase codes for MLPDPATAPSTPEPHASSETRFRELFEQAPTSIQIVAPDGRTLRVNKAWEALWQIHEGTSLYAFILGEYRLLTDPQLIATGIVSYLQRALNGESVEIPAIYYDVVALGGSGRARWVTARAHPIKDHTGRVLEVMLMHEDITERIAAEQALREREQRFRSLVMATSQTVWSTTPDGRVLEDSPSWRAVTGQSYDEWKEYGWLDAVHPDDRERARRTWLDCAATGTVYETEYRLRQLDGSYRWMAVKGVPIADADGAVREWIGATKDIDDMVSAQAELAERLGREQRHSALLVKVAQASRTLGSALSSQDIAAGLVEEVRAILEVHQAVVSLNVAGDQEINAVSMSDKYARYRSFDVKPNGHGIYAEVCRTNRVMRLTQQELEAHPAYKGFGEHAARHPTMRGWLAVPLVDRKGQNIGLIQASDKLQGDFTEQDEAILVQLASVAANGFENARLYSSLKEQDRRKDEFLAMLAHELRNPLAPIASAAELLKIGIASEERVRRSSEVISRQVKHMTSLVDDLLDISRVTRGLIQLEHVVVDIAATIRSAVEQSRPLIEAREHSLRIEQDPIGAKVMGDPNRLVQVVANLLNNAAKYTPRGGHILLAVERAGSTVHIRVQDNGIGIDTNLLPQVFDLFTQAERTPDRSQGGLGIGLALVKNVVNLHGGTVTADSSGPGQGSVFTVSLTTI; via the coding sequence ATGCTGCCCGATCCCGCCACCGCCCCTTCCACGCCAGAACCCCATGCCAGCTCCGAAACGCGGTTCCGGGAACTGTTCGAGCAGGCGCCGACCAGCATCCAGATCGTGGCCCCGGACGGCCGTACCCTGCGCGTCAACAAGGCCTGGGAAGCGCTGTGGCAGATCCATGAAGGCACATCCCTGTACGCCTTCATCCTCGGCGAGTACAGGCTGCTGACCGATCCGCAACTGATCGCGACCGGCATCGTCAGCTATTTGCAACGCGCCCTGAACGGGGAATCGGTCGAGATTCCGGCGATTTACTACGATGTCGTGGCCCTGGGCGGCAGCGGGCGGGCGCGCTGGGTGACGGCGCGCGCGCATCCGATCAAGGATCACACGGGGCGCGTCCTCGAAGTCATGCTGATGCATGAGGACATTACCGAGCGCATCGCCGCCGAACAGGCGCTGCGCGAGCGCGAACAGCGTTTCCGCTCGCTGGTGATGGCAACTTCCCAGACCGTGTGGAGCACGACGCCGGACGGCCGCGTGCTCGAGGACTCGCCAAGCTGGCGCGCCGTCACCGGCCAGAGCTATGACGAGTGGAAAGAGTACGGCTGGCTCGACGCCGTGCATCCGGACGACCGCGAACGGGCCCGCCGCACCTGGCTCGACTGCGCCGCGACCGGCACCGTCTACGAAACCGAATACCGCCTGCGCCAGCTCGACGGTTCCTATCGCTGGATGGCCGTGAAAGGCGTGCCGATCGCGGATGCCGATGGCGCGGTGCGCGAATGGATCGGTGCCACCAAGGATATCGACGACATGGTGAGCGCGCAGGCCGAACTGGCCGAACGCCTCGGCCGCGAGCAGCGCCATTCGGCCCTGCTGGTCAAGGTGGCGCAGGCCTCGCGCACGCTCGGCAGCGCCCTGTCGAGCCAGGACATTGCCGCGGGCCTGGTCGAGGAAGTGCGTGCCATCCTGGAAGTGCACCAGGCGGTCGTGTCCCTCAACGTGGCCGGCGACCAGGAAATCAATGCGGTGTCGATGTCCGACAAATACGCCCGCTACCGCAGCTTCGACGTCAAACCGAACGGACACGGTATCTATGCCGAGGTCTGCCGTACCAACCGGGTCATGCGCCTGACCCAGCAGGAGCTGGAAGCCCATCCAGCCTATAAAGGGTTCGGTGAACATGCGGCGCGCCACCCGACCATGCGCGGCTGGCTGGCGGTACCGCTGGTCGACCGCAAAGGCCAGAATATCGGCCTGATCCAGGCCTCGGACAAGCTTCAGGGCGATTTCACGGAGCAGGACGAAGCCATCCTGGTGCAACTGGCTTCGGTCGCGGCGAACGGTTTCGAAAACGCCCGTCTGTACAGCTCGCTGAAGGAGCAGGACCGCAGGAAAGACGAATTCCTGGCCATGCTGGCGCACGAGCTGCGCAATCCGCTGGCGCCGATCGCCTCCGCGGCCGAGCTGTTGAAGATCGGGATTGCCAGCGAAGAGCGGGTGCGCCGCTCGAGTGAAGTCATCAGCAGGCAAGTCAAACACATGACTTCGCTGGTCGACGACCTGCTCGACATCTCGCGCGTCACCCGCGGCCTGATCCAGCTGGAACACGTCGTGGTCGATATTGCCGCCACCATCCGCAGCGCCGTCGAGCAGTCGCGGCCGCTGATCGAAGCGCGCGAGCACAGCTTACGCATCGAACAGGACCCAATCGGCGCCAAAGTCATGGGCGACCCGAACCGGCTGGTGCAGGTCGTCGCCAATTTGTTGAACAACGCGGCGAAATACACGCCGCGCGGCGGGCACATCCTGCTGGCGGTGGAGCGCGCAGGGTCGACCGTCCACATCCGCGTGCAGGACAACGGGATCGGCATCGACACGAACTTGCTGCCGCAGGTGTTCGACCTGTTCACCCAGGCCGAACGCACGCCGGACCGCTCGCAGGGCGGACTCGGGATCGGCCTGGCGCTGGTGAAAAACGTGGTGAACTTGCACGGCGGCACGGTGACGGCGGACAGCAGCGGTCCGGGTCAGGGCAGCGTGTTTACGGTGTCGCTGACTACAATTTAA
- a CDS encoding D-amino acid dehydrogenase, which yields MQQGAQEVIVIGGGVVGLTSAWWLLEAGFRVTVVERAPEVATGASKANGGQLSYRYVSPLADAGVPLKAIEWLFQEHGPLRFKPEFDLRQWTWLASFLGQCTAAANRRTTAKLLELGELSRAGMKQLDAIVSPDDFSWRDAGKLVVYRSSKVFEQAAGKATAGEIWSGAECAQREPALAAARSLLAGGIYNGGEAVADCHAFCVKLAERVRAHPRFNRFVQAEVTRIAGTGGRVVGLDTNVGAIGGDAFVLAAGIESRNLAAHAGIKLPLYPLKGYSLTAPIRPGDIAPEISVTDFERKVLYARIGDRLRVAAMVDMVGEDVTLNPKRIGSLSRQVKETMPHAADYDRISAWAGLRPATPNSAPIIGATALSNLWLNVGHGPLGFTFAAGTARILADLMTGKAPPFALDMLALRH from the coding sequence ATGCAGCAAGGGGCGCAGGAAGTGATCGTCATCGGTGGCGGAGTCGTCGGGCTGACCTCGGCCTGGTGGCTGCTCGAGGCGGGCTTTCGCGTGACCGTCGTCGAACGCGCCCCCGAGGTCGCGACCGGGGCCAGCAAGGCCAATGGCGGCCAGTTGAGCTACCGGTACGTCTCTCCGCTGGCCGATGCCGGCGTGCCTTTGAAAGCCATCGAATGGCTGTTCCAGGAACACGGTCCGCTGCGCTTCAAGCCCGAATTCGACTTGCGGCAGTGGACCTGGCTCGCCAGTTTCCTCGGCCAGTGCACGGCTGCCGCAAACCGGCGCACCACGGCCAAACTGCTGGAACTCGGTGAACTCTCGCGCGCCGGCATGAAGCAGCTCGACGCCATCGTCTCCCCCGATGACTTCTCCTGGCGCGACGCCGGCAAGCTGGTGGTGTACCGTTCCTCCAAGGTGTTCGAACAGGCGGCCGGCAAGGCGACCGCCGGAGAAATCTGGAGCGGCGCCGAATGCGCGCAGCGCGAACCGGCCCTGGCCGCGGCGCGCTCGCTGCTGGCCGGCGGCATCTATAACGGCGGCGAAGCGGTCGCCGACTGCCACGCCTTCTGCGTGAAGCTGGCCGAACGCGTGCGCGCCCACCCGCGCTTCAACCGGTTTGTCCAGGCCGAGGTGACGCGGATTGCCGGCACTGGCGGACGGGTCGTCGGCCTCGACACGAATGTCGGCGCCATCGGCGGCGACGCCTTCGTGCTGGCGGCCGGCATCGAAAGCCGCAACCTGGCCGCCCACGCCGGCATCAAGCTGCCGCTGTATCCATTGAAAGGCTACAGCCTGACCGCGCCGATCCGCCCGGGAGACATCGCGCCCGAAATCAGCGTCACCGATTTCGAGCGCAAGGTGCTGTATGCGCGCATCGGCGACCGGCTGCGCGTGGCGGCGATGGTCGATATGGTCGGCGAAGATGTCACCCTGAATCCGAAGCGCATCGGCAGCCTGAGCCGGCAAGTGAAGGAAACCATGCCGCACGCGGCCGACTACGACCGCATCTCGGCCTGGGCCGGCCTGCGCCCGGCGACCCCGAACAGCGCCCCGATCATCGGTGCCACGGCCCTCTCGAACCTGTGGCTGAACGTCGGCCACGGACCGCTCGGTTTTACCTTTGCCGCCGGCACCGCGCGTATCCTGGCCGACCTGATGACGGGCAAGGCGCCGCCGTTTGCATTGGACATGCTGGCATTGCGGCATTAA
- the bioA gene encoding adenosylmethionine--8-amino-7-oxononanoate transaminase: MKHQTSSDWIARSLRSVWHPCTQMQHHEEVPLIAVSRAKGPWLYDHENKRYLDAISSWWVNLFGHANPRINAALKDQLDTLEHAMLAGFTHEPVIELSEQLAALTGHALGHAFYASDGASAVEIAMKMSFHAWRNAGFSDKQEFVCLQGSYHGETVGALSVTDVPLFKDAYGPLLRAAHVVASPDARNALEGESAQDVARRAIADVERLFEERANKIAAIIVEPLVQCATGMAMHDPLYLELLRELCDRHQVHLIADEIAVGCGRTGTFFACEQAAIWPDFLCLSKGISGGYLPLSLVLTTDAIYQSFYSEDITRGFLHSHSYTGNALACRAALATLQIFRDDDVLNRNRELATKLTIALAPLAEHERTKAFRQRGMIFAFDAVEPDAARAASFARRFFTTAVENELLLRPIGRTVYLMPPYVLDEEEIDLLGSRVKSVFESVMAA, from the coding sequence TTGAAGCACCAGACATCGTCCGACTGGATCGCACGCAGCCTGCGCAGCGTGTGGCACCCCTGCACCCAAATGCAGCACCATGAAGAGGTGCCGCTGATCGCGGTGAGCCGGGCCAAGGGGCCGTGGCTGTACGACCACGAAAATAAACGCTATCTCGACGCCATCAGCTCGTGGTGGGTGAACCTGTTCGGCCATGCGAACCCGCGCATCAACGCGGCTTTGAAGGACCAGCTCGACACGCTGGAGCACGCGATGCTGGCCGGTTTTACGCATGAGCCGGTGATCGAATTGTCGGAACAGCTGGCCGCCCTCACCGGCCACGCCCTCGGCCACGCCTTCTATGCGTCCGACGGCGCCTCGGCGGTCGAGATTGCGATGAAGATGAGTTTTCATGCCTGGCGCAATGCGGGGTTCAGCGACAAGCAGGAATTCGTCTGCCTGCAGGGCAGCTACCACGGCGAGACCGTCGGCGCCCTGTCCGTCACCGACGTCCCGCTGTTCAAGGATGCCTACGGCCCGCTGCTGCGCGCGGCGCACGTGGTCGCTTCGCCCGACGCGCGCAATGCGCTCGAGGGCGAGTCGGCACAGGACGTGGCGCGCCGCGCGATCGCCGATGTCGAGCGCCTGTTCGAAGAGCGTGCGAATAAAATCGCCGCAATCATCGTGGAACCGCTGGTGCAGTGCGCGACCGGCATGGCGATGCATGACCCGCTCTACCTGGAACTCTTGCGCGAGCTGTGCGACCGCCACCAGGTGCACCTGATCGCCGACGAGATCGCGGTGGGCTGCGGCCGCACCGGCACCTTCTTCGCCTGCGAACAGGCCGCGATCTGGCCGGACTTTTTATGCCTGTCGAAAGGGATCAGCGGTGGTTATTTACCGCTCTCGCTGGTGCTGACCACCGATGCGATTTATCAGTCCTTCTACAGCGAAGACATCACGCGCGGTTTTCTTCATTCGCACTCCTACACCGGAAATGCGCTGGCCTGCCGCGCGGCGCTGGCGACCCTGCAGATCTTCCGCGACGACGACGTCCTGAACCGCAACCGCGAGCTGGCCACGAAACTGACCATCGCGCTCGCCCCCCTGGCCGAGCATGAGCGCACGAAGGCCTTCCGCCAGCGCGGCATGATCTTCGCGTTCGACGCCGTCGAGCCGGATGCGGCGCGTGCAGCGAGCTTCGCGCGGCGCTTTTTCACCACGGCCGTCGAGAACGAACTGCTGCTGCGGCCGATCGGGCGCACCGTGTACCTCATGCCGCCCTATGTGCTGGACGAGGAAGAAATCGACCTGTTGGGGTCGCGCGTGAAATCGGTGTTCGAATCGGTGATGGCGGCCTGA
- a CDS encoding AI-2E family transporter has product MTQYTLQQKFFLLLLALVTVAFVYILLPYSGAIFWGVVLAILFAPLYRRLLRQTKQKPNLAALLTLLLIVVMVILPVSLISASLVKQAAGIYEMVNSGQINVGAYFQRVLHALPQWVVNLLARFDLTDLASLQQKLAEGAAQVSQTVARQALAIGSKTFDFLVGMFVMLYLLFFLLRDGQALASRVRSAIPLSLKYKQRLFTNFTTVIRATVKGNVLVAAAQGALGGLIFWFLGVQAPLLWAVVMAFLSLLPAIGAAVVWAPVAVYFLVTGAIWQGVVLIAFGVLVIGLVDNLLRPVLVGKDTKMPDYLVLLSTIGGMALFGLNGFVIGPVVAALFLACWDLFVATEEFQAT; this is encoded by the coding sequence ATGACTCAGTACACCCTGCAACAAAAATTCTTCCTGCTGCTCCTGGCGCTCGTCACCGTCGCCTTCGTCTACATCCTGCTGCCGTATTCGGGCGCCATCTTCTGGGGCGTGGTGCTGGCCATCCTGTTCGCCCCGCTGTACCGGCGCCTGCTGCGCCAGACGAAGCAGAAGCCGAACCTGGCCGCCCTGCTTACGCTGCTGTTGATCGTCGTGATGGTCATCCTGCCGGTGTCCCTGATTTCCGCTTCATTGGTAAAGCAGGCGGCCGGTATCTACGAGATGGTCAATTCAGGGCAGATCAATGTCGGCGCCTATTTCCAGCGCGTGCTGCATGCGCTGCCGCAGTGGGTCGTCAACCTGCTCGCGCGTTTCGACCTGACCGACCTGGCCTCGCTGCAGCAGAAGCTGGCGGAGGGCGCGGCGCAAGTGAGCCAGACGGTGGCGCGCCAGGCCCTCGCAATCGGCAGCAAAACCTTCGATTTCCTGGTCGGCATGTTCGTGATGCTGTATTTGCTGTTCTTCCTGCTGCGCGACGGCCAGGCGCTGGCGAGCCGTGTCCGCAGCGCCATTCCGCTCAGCCTCAAGTACAAGCAGCGCCTGTTTACCAATTTCACGACCGTGATCCGGGCCACCGTCAAGGGCAATGTGCTGGTCGCGGCGGCGCAGGGCGCCCTGGGCGGCCTGATCTTCTGGTTCCTCGGCGTGCAGGCGCCGCTGCTGTGGGCAGTGGTGATGGCCTTCCTGTCGCTGCTGCCGGCCATCGGCGCGGCCGTCGTCTGGGCGCCGGTGGCGGTCTATTTCCTCGTCACGGGCGCCATCTGGCAGGGCGTGGTCCTGATCGCCTTCGGCGTGCTGGTGATCGGCCTGGTCGACAACCTGCTGCGCCCGGTACTGGTCGGCAAGGACACGAAAATGCCGGACTACCTGGTGCTGCTCTCGACCATCGGCGGCATGGCCTTGTTTGGCCTGAACGGTTTCGTGATCGGTCCGGTCGTGGCCGCCCTGTTCCTCGCCTGCTGGGATCTGTTCGTGGCGACCGAAGAATTCCAGGCGACTTGA
- a CDS encoding enoyl-CoA hydratase/isomerase family protein — protein MNYDTLTIAIADKVATVTLNRPELRNAFNEQAIAELALVFDELGRNELVRAIVLAANGPAFCAGADLNWMKKMAGYSHDENLADASRLADMLRTIYLCPKPTLAKVQGDCYAGGMGLVAACDIVVAAEGVNFCLSEVKLGLIPATISPYVIKAMGEQAARRYFISAERFDAAAALRMGFAHEVVVPEQLDTTVAGIVKSLVSNSPHAVVEAKKLVREVVDLPVTDALLLDTAGRIAAIRASNEGREGVASFLEKRKPSWLN, from the coding sequence ATGAACTACGACACCCTCACCATCGCGATCGCCGACAAGGTCGCCACCGTCACCCTGAACCGCCCGGAACTGCGCAACGCGTTCAACGAACAGGCGATCGCCGAGCTGGCCCTGGTTTTCGATGAACTCGGCCGCAATGAGCTGGTGCGCGCGATCGTGCTGGCCGCGAACGGCCCGGCCTTCTGCGCCGGCGCGGATTTAAATTGGATGAAGAAGATGGCCGGCTACTCGCATGACGAGAACCTGGCCGATGCGTCCCGCCTGGCCGACATGCTGCGCACGATTTATTTGTGCCCGAAGCCGACGCTGGCCAAGGTGCAGGGCGACTGCTATGCCGGCGGCATGGGCCTGGTCGCGGCCTGCGACATCGTGGTTGCCGCGGAAGGAGTAAACTTCTGCCTGTCCGAGGTAAAACTGGGACTGATCCCGGCGACGATCTCGCCGTATGTGATCAAGGCGATGGGCGAACAGGCCGCGCGCCGCTACTTTATTAGCGCCGAGCGTTTCGACGCGGCGGCAGCCTTGCGCATGGGTTTTGCGCACGAAGTCGTGGTCCCGGAACAGCTCGACACGACGGTGGCCGGCATCGTCAAGTCCCTGGTGTCGAACAGCCCGCACGCCGTCGTCGAAGCGAAAAAGCTGGTGCGCGAAGTGGTGGACCTGCCGGTGACGGATGCGCTGCTGCTCGACACCGCCGGGCGCATCGCGGCCATCCGCGCATCGAACGAGGGCCGCGAAGGCGTGGCCTCCTTCCTCGAGAAGCGCAAGCCGTCGTGGTTGAACTGA
- a CDS encoding YchJ family protein, which produces MPTPTISSGACPCGGASYATCCGPYIAGAALPPTAEALMRSRYTAYTQRDEAYLRATWHPSTRPRDAIVDPDEKLRWLGLEIKSALRLRQRKAELAHHPDSDRDSDRNTVEFVARFKVGGRAHRLHETSRFIREPDPEIGGQVRWFYLDGTFPE; this is translated from the coding sequence ATGCCCACACCGACCATCTCTTCAGGCGCCTGTCCCTGCGGCGGCGCCTCGTACGCCACTTGCTGCGGCCCCTACATCGCCGGCGCGGCCCTGCCCCCGACCGCCGAAGCCCTTATGCGCTCGCGCTATACGGCCTATACCCAACGCGATGAGGCCTATCTGCGCGCGACCTGGCATCCGAGCACCCGGCCGCGCGACGCCATCGTCGACCCCGACGAAAAACTACGCTGGCTCGGCCTGGAGATAAAATCTGCTTTACGTTTACGTCAACGTAAAGCAGAATTGGCCCATCATCCAGATAGCGATCGAGACAGCGATCGGAATACGGTCGAATTCGTCGCCCGCTTCAAGGTCGGTGGCCGCGCGCACCGCTTGCACGAGACCAGCCGTTTTATACGCGAGCCCGACCCGGAGATCGGCGGCCAGGTTCGCTGGTTCTATCTGGACGGCACATTTCCCGAGTAA
- a CDS encoding GntR family transcriptional regulator: MNQAIIDFKIDLNDNSPLYMQLARKLTRDVREGRYQADQALPSERTLSEQQGVSRVTARKAIDQLVEQGLVVRRRGSGNYIAPRIEQPLSNLSSFSEQLQQRGYTPNSRWLRREVVAADADEQLALGLSPGARVARLERLRLADEVVMAYETSVIPAQVLPDPQAVEYSLYAHLERSGQMPVRALQHIRAMNAPAELAHQLDVPEGQAVLFITRVGYLESGVAVELTHSYCRSDYYDFVAELRRAPA; encoded by the coding sequence ATGAACCAGGCCATCATCGATTTCAAAATCGATCTCAACGACAACTCGCCGCTCTACATGCAGCTTGCCCGCAAGCTGACCCGGGACGTGCGCGAGGGCCGCTACCAGGCCGACCAGGCGCTGCCCTCGGAACGCACCCTGTCCGAGCAGCAGGGCGTCTCGCGCGTCACGGCGCGCAAGGCAATCGATCAATTGGTCGAGCAGGGCCTGGTGGTGCGCCGCCGCGGGTCCGGCAACTATATTGCGCCGCGCATCGAGCAGCCGCTGTCGAACCTGTCGAGCTTTTCCGAGCAGCTGCAGCAGCGCGGCTACACGCCGAATTCGCGCTGGTTACGCAGGGAAGTCGTGGCCGCCGATGCCGACGAGCAGCTGGCGCTGGGACTGTCGCCCGGCGCCCGGGTAGCGCGCCTGGAGCGCTTGCGTTTGGCCGACGAAGTGGTGATGGCCTATGAAACGAGCGTGATCCCGGCCCAGGTCCTGCCCGATCCGCAGGCGGTAGAGTACTCGCTCTACGCCCACCTCGAGCGCAGCGGGCAGATGCCGGTGCGCGCGCTGCAGCACATCCGCGCCATGAACGCGCCCGCCGAACTGGCGCATCAACTGGACGTGCCGGAAGGGCAGGCGGTGCTGTTCATTACCCGGGTCGGCTACCTGGAGTCGGGTGTCGCCGTGGAACTGACGCATTCGTATTGCCGCAGCGATTATTACGATTTCGTGGCCGAACTGCGCCGTGCCCCTGCGTAA